In Phragmites australis chromosome 17, lpPhrAust1.1, whole genome shotgun sequence, the following are encoded in one genomic region:
- the LOC133896746 gene encoding uncharacterized protein LOC133896746 isoform X4, which translates to MYGLKEERTEAALVTGFPLLYYGIRNKERRRRRPRKRKETAKEGARVLSEEEVSTRMVKLYQSGDPLGRKELGRLVVQWLKQGMHLMASKFASSEIQDDGAELSLDGGSSDGQMGFVIQAQPYLSAIPMPKGQEALCFKASTHYPTLFDNFQRELRDVLLQHQNEGLITDWCSSQSWMLLKELAKSAEHRAAARKSKTPVMHSTLGISLNKTRLMQTKIDDFVKKMTDLLDIERDAELEFTQEELNATPLMDGKSKQPVQYLVTHGQAQEQCDTICNLKVISSATGLTGLHLVLFRVEGSHKLPPTRLSPGDLVCVRTCNSRGEVATSCVQGFVHNLGEDGCSITVALKSRRGDPTLSKFFGKSVRIDRIQALADALTYERNCEALLLLQKRGLQKRNASIGVVATLFGDKEDVISLEQNNLINLGESEMRDDGFLGRYNYNFDTSQSKALALALNKKRPVLVIQGPPGTGKTGLLSYLIACVVHRGERVLVTAPSNAAIDNLVDKLSSTGLNIVRVGNPSRISPSVASKSLGEIVTRKLEEFTEEFERKKSDLRKDLKQCIQDDSLASGIRQLLKKLGKDYKKKEKETIREVLSNAEVVLSTNIGAADPLIRRIGCFDLVVIDEAGQAIEPACWIPILQGTRCILAGDHRQLAPVVLSREAMEGGLGMSLLERASSLHDELLTTKLTMQYRMHDSIASWASNEMYGGLVKSSPSVASRLLVHYPFIKVSWMTQCALILLDTRMPYGSLNIDCEESLDPAGTGSFYNNGEADIVAQHVLNLVQCGVSPTSIAVQSPYIAQVQLLRDRLEEHPAASGVEISTIDSFQGREADAVVISMVRSNSLGAVGFLGDSRRMNVAITRARSHCAVVCDSSTICKNAFLARLLRHIRQHGQVRHVEPGSLDGDSGLGFNPPALPSLG; encoded by the exons atgtatgggttgaag GAGGAGAGAACTGAAGCTGCTTTGGTCACCGGTTTTCCCCTCCTGTACTA TGGTATCAGAAACAAGgaacggaggaggaggaggccgcggaAGAGGAAGGAAACAGCCAAAGAAGGAGCGCGTGTGCTATCAGAGGAGGAAGTGTCGACTAGGATGGTGAAGCTCTACCAGAGTGGTGACCCCCTTGGGCGGAAGGAGTTGGGCCGACTGGTGGTGCAATGGCTAAAGCAGGGCATGCACTTAATGGCCTCCAAATTCGCTTCCTCAGAGATACAAGATGATGGGGCAGAATTGTCATTAGATGGGGGATCGTCAGATGGCCAAATGGGGTTTGTGATCCAGGCACAGCCATACCTCTCTGCCATTCCCATGCCCAAGGGACAGGAGGCACTCTGCTTCAAGGCCTCCACACACTATCCCACCCTCTTTGACAACTTTCAGCGAGAACTCCGTGATGTTCTGTTGCAACACCAGAATGAGGGCCTTATCACTGACTGGTGCTCCTCACAATCCTGGATGCTTCTGAAAGAACTGGCTAAATCTGCTGAGCATCGGGCAGCTGCACGCAAATCTAAAACTCCTGTTATGCACAGTACCCTTGGCATAAGCCTGAACAAGACAAGGCTGATGCAGACCAAAATAGATGACTTCGTTAAAAAGATGACAGACCTTCTAGACatagagcgagatgcagaactgGAATTTACTCAGGAAGAGTTGAATGCCACTCCACTGATGGATGGTAAGTCAAAGCAGCCAGTCCAGTACTTGGTAACTCATGGTCAGGCACAAGAGCAGTGTGACACCATTTGCAATTTGAAAGTTATCAGCAGTGCAACTG GGTTAACAGGCCTACATCTGGTCTTATTTAGAGTTGAGGGAAGTCACAAACTTCCTCCCACTAGACTCTCTCCTGGAGACTTGGTTTGTGTGAGAACATGCAATAGCCGGGGTGAGGTTGCCACTTCTTGCGTGCAAGGCTTTGTCCATAATCTCGGTGAGGATGGATGCAGCATTACAGTGGCATTGAAATCCCGCCGCGGTGATCCTACATTATCCAAGTTTTTTGGGAAAAGTGTGCGGATTGATCGGATACAGGCATTGGCTGATGCACTCACTTATGAG CGCAATTGTGAAGCATTGTTGCTTCTTCAGAAGAGAggtttgcagaaaagaaatGCATCCATTGGGGTAGTAGCCACTCTGTTCGGAGACAAGGAAGATGTGATAAGTCTGGAGCAAAATAATTTGATCAACTTAGGTGAATCGGAAATGCGTGATGATGGTTTCTTGGGGAGGTACAACTACAACTTTGATACCTCTCAATCAAAGGCTCTTGCACTGGCCTTGAACAAGAAGAGGCCTGTCCTAGTCATCCAAGGGCCTCCTGGAACCGGCAAAACTGGTTTGCTTAGCTATCTTATTGCATGTGTTGTCCACCGAGGTGAACGTGTCCTAGTAACAGCTCCTAGCAATGCAGCGATTGATAACCTAGTGGACAAGTTATCAAGTACTGGACTGAACATTGTACGAGTTGGAAACCCTTCTAGGATATCTCCATCTGTTGCATCAAAGTCCTTGGGAGAGATTGTTACCAGGAAGCTTGAGGAATTCACTGAAGAGTTTGAGAGGAAAAAATCTGACTTGAGAAAGGACTTAAAGCAGTGCATACAGGATGACTCTTTAGCTTCAGGTATTCGTCAACTATTAAAAAAACTTGGAAAGGACTataagaagaaagagaaggaaacAATCAGGGAGGTTCTTTCAAATGCTGAGGTGGTCCTATCAACTAATATAGGGGCAGCTGATCCTCTTATCAGGAGAATTGGTTGCTTTGACCTGGTAGTTATAGATGAAGCTGGACAAGCAATTGAGCCCGCATGCTGGATCCCTATATTACAAGGAACGCGTTGCATTCTTGCTGGTGATCACCGTCAGCTTGCACCTGTAGTATTATCAAGAGAGGCTATGGAAGGTGGGCTAGGAATGTCTTTATTGGAAAGGGCTTCATCGTTGCATGATGAACTACTCACTACAAAGTTAACGATGCAATACAGAATGCATGATTCAATAGCTAGTTGGGCATCGAACGAGATGTATGGCGGGTTGGTCAAATCCTCCCCATCTGTCGCTTCTCGCCTTCTTGTTCATTATCCATTTATCAAG GTCAGTTGGATGACTCAGTGTGCCTTGATTTTACTTGATACTCGAATGCCATAtggaagtctaaatattgactGCGAAGAGAGTTTAGACCCAGCTGGTACAGGTTCATTTTATAACAATGGTGAAGCGGATATAGTTGCACAGCATGTTCTCAATCTTGTGCAATGCG GTGTCTCTCCAACTTCCATTGCTGTTCAGTCCCCTTACATTGCACAAGTACAATTGTTACGGGACAGGCTTGAAGAACATCCAGCGGCTTCTGGAGTTGAGATTTCAACCATAGATAGCTTCCAGGGTAGGGAAGCAGATGCAGTTGTCATATCAATG GTTCGGTCGAATTCCTTGGGAGCAGTAGGGTTCCTTGGCGACAGTAGGCGGATGAATGTGGCCATTACAAGGGCAAGGTCACACTGTGCAGTGGTGTGCGATAGTTCTACTATTTGTAAAAATGCTTTCCTGGCGAGGCTCCTTCGCCATATCCGGCAGCACGGCCAAGTCAGACATGTGGAACCGGGTTCCTTGGATGGAGATTCAGGCCTTGGATTTAATCCACCAGCCTTGCCCTCCTTAGGTTAG
- the LOC133896746 gene encoding uncharacterized protein LOC133896746 isoform X3, which yields MYGLKVTYHCLHHHNSSHCVTSMATKHTKKSEERTEAALVTGFPLLYYGIRNKERRRRRPRKRKETAKEGARVLSEEEVSTRMVKLYQSGDPLGRKELGRLVVQWLKQGMHLMASKFASSEIQDDGAELSLDGGSSDGQMGFVIQAQPYLSAIPMPKGQEALCFKASTHYPTLFDNFQRELRDVLLQHQNEGLITDWCSSQSWMLLKELAKSAEHRAAARKSKTPVMHSTLGISLNKTRLMQTKIDDFVKKMTDLLDIERDAELEFTQEELNATPLMDGKSKQPVQYLVTHGQAQEQCDTICNLKVISSATGLTGLHLVLFRVEGSHKLPPTRLSPGDLVCVRTCNSRGEVATSCVQGFVHNLGEDGCSITVALKSRRGDPTLSKFFGKSVRIDRIQALADALTYERNCEALLLLQKRGLQKRNASIGVVATLFGDKEDVISLEQNNLINLGESEMRDDGFLGRYNYNFDTSQSKALALALNKKRPVLVIQGPPGTGKTGLLSYLIACVVHRGERVLVTAPSNAAIDNLVDKLSSTGLNIVRVGNPSRISPSVASKSLGEIVTRKLEEFTEEFERKKSDLRKDLKQCIQDDSLASGIRQLLKKLGKDYKKKEKETIREVLSNAEVVLSTNIGAADPLIRRIGCFDLVVIDEAGQAIEPACWIPILQGTRCILAGDHRQLAPVVLSREAMEGGLGMSLLERASSLHDELLTTKLTMQYRMHDSIASWASNEMYGGLVKSSPSVASRLLVHYPFIKVSWMTQCALILLDTRMPYGSLNIDCEESLDPAGTGSFYNNGEADIVAQHVLNLVQCGVSPTSIAVQSPYIAQVQLLRDRLEEHPAASGVEISTIDSFQGREADAVVISMVRSNSLGAVGFLGDSRRMNVAITRARSHCAVVCDSSTICKNAFLARLLRHIRQHGQVRHVEPGSLDGDSGLGFNPPALPSLG from the exons atgtatgggttgaaggtaacgTACCATTGTCTTCACCACCACAACTCAAGCCACTGTGTCACCAGCATGGCCACGAAACATACAAAAAAATCA GAGGAGAGAACTGAAGCTGCTTTGGTCACCGGTTTTCCCCTCCTGTACTA TGGTATCAGAAACAAGgaacggaggaggaggaggccgcggaAGAGGAAGGAAACAGCCAAAGAAGGAGCGCGTGTGCTATCAGAGGAGGAAGTGTCGACTAGGATGGTGAAGCTCTACCAGAGTGGTGACCCCCTTGGGCGGAAGGAGTTGGGCCGACTGGTGGTGCAATGGCTAAAGCAGGGCATGCACTTAATGGCCTCCAAATTCGCTTCCTCAGAGATACAAGATGATGGGGCAGAATTGTCATTAGATGGGGGATCGTCAGATGGCCAAATGGGGTTTGTGATCCAGGCACAGCCATACCTCTCTGCCATTCCCATGCCCAAGGGACAGGAGGCACTCTGCTTCAAGGCCTCCACACACTATCCCACCCTCTTTGACAACTTTCAGCGAGAACTCCGTGATGTTCTGTTGCAACACCAGAATGAGGGCCTTATCACTGACTGGTGCTCCTCACAATCCTGGATGCTTCTGAAAGAACTGGCTAAATCTGCTGAGCATCGGGCAGCTGCACGCAAATCTAAAACTCCTGTTATGCACAGTACCCTTGGCATAAGCCTGAACAAGACAAGGCTGATGCAGACCAAAATAGATGACTTCGTTAAAAAGATGACAGACCTTCTAGACatagagcgagatgcagaactgGAATTTACTCAGGAAGAGTTGAATGCCACTCCACTGATGGATGGTAAGTCAAAGCAGCCAGTCCAGTACTTGGTAACTCATGGTCAGGCACAAGAGCAGTGTGACACCATTTGCAATTTGAAAGTTATCAGCAGTGCAACTG GGTTAACAGGCCTACATCTGGTCTTATTTAGAGTTGAGGGAAGTCACAAACTTCCTCCCACTAGACTCTCTCCTGGAGACTTGGTTTGTGTGAGAACATGCAATAGCCGGGGTGAGGTTGCCACTTCTTGCGTGCAAGGCTTTGTCCATAATCTCGGTGAGGATGGATGCAGCATTACAGTGGCATTGAAATCCCGCCGCGGTGATCCTACATTATCCAAGTTTTTTGGGAAAAGTGTGCGGATTGATCGGATACAGGCATTGGCTGATGCACTCACTTATGAG CGCAATTGTGAAGCATTGTTGCTTCTTCAGAAGAGAggtttgcagaaaagaaatGCATCCATTGGGGTAGTAGCCACTCTGTTCGGAGACAAGGAAGATGTGATAAGTCTGGAGCAAAATAATTTGATCAACTTAGGTGAATCGGAAATGCGTGATGATGGTTTCTTGGGGAGGTACAACTACAACTTTGATACCTCTCAATCAAAGGCTCTTGCACTGGCCTTGAACAAGAAGAGGCCTGTCCTAGTCATCCAAGGGCCTCCTGGAACCGGCAAAACTGGTTTGCTTAGCTATCTTATTGCATGTGTTGTCCACCGAGGTGAACGTGTCCTAGTAACAGCTCCTAGCAATGCAGCGATTGATAACCTAGTGGACAAGTTATCAAGTACTGGACTGAACATTGTACGAGTTGGAAACCCTTCTAGGATATCTCCATCTGTTGCATCAAAGTCCTTGGGAGAGATTGTTACCAGGAAGCTTGAGGAATTCACTGAAGAGTTTGAGAGGAAAAAATCTGACTTGAGAAAGGACTTAAAGCAGTGCATACAGGATGACTCTTTAGCTTCAGGTATTCGTCAACTATTAAAAAAACTTGGAAAGGACTataagaagaaagagaaggaaacAATCAGGGAGGTTCTTTCAAATGCTGAGGTGGTCCTATCAACTAATATAGGGGCAGCTGATCCTCTTATCAGGAGAATTGGTTGCTTTGACCTGGTAGTTATAGATGAAGCTGGACAAGCAATTGAGCCCGCATGCTGGATCCCTATATTACAAGGAACGCGTTGCATTCTTGCTGGTGATCACCGTCAGCTTGCACCTGTAGTATTATCAAGAGAGGCTATGGAAGGTGGGCTAGGAATGTCTTTATTGGAAAGGGCTTCATCGTTGCATGATGAACTACTCACTACAAAGTTAACGATGCAATACAGAATGCATGATTCAATAGCTAGTTGGGCATCGAACGAGATGTATGGCGGGTTGGTCAAATCCTCCCCATCTGTCGCTTCTCGCCTTCTTGTTCATTATCCATTTATCAAG GTCAGTTGGATGACTCAGTGTGCCTTGATTTTACTTGATACTCGAATGCCATAtggaagtctaaatattgactGCGAAGAGAGTTTAGACCCAGCTGGTACAGGTTCATTTTATAACAATGGTGAAGCGGATATAGTTGCACAGCATGTTCTCAATCTTGTGCAATGCG GTGTCTCTCCAACTTCCATTGCTGTTCAGTCCCCTTACATTGCACAAGTACAATTGTTACGGGACAGGCTTGAAGAACATCCAGCGGCTTCTGGAGTTGAGATTTCAACCATAGATAGCTTCCAGGGTAGGGAAGCAGATGCAGTTGTCATATCAATG GTTCGGTCGAATTCCTTGGGAGCAGTAGGGTTCCTTGGCGACAGTAGGCGGATGAATGTGGCCATTACAAGGGCAAGGTCACACTGTGCAGTGGTGTGCGATAGTTCTACTATTTGTAAAAATGCTTTCCTGGCGAGGCTCCTTCGCCATATCCGGCAGCACGGCCAAGTCAGACATGTGGAACCGGGTTCCTTGGATGGAGATTCAGGCCTTGGATTTAATCCACCAGCCTTGCCCTCCTTAGGTTAG
- the LOC133896746 gene encoding uncharacterized protein LOC133896746 isoform X2, translating to MYGLKLGLSMSAHLRSFSSLFTPYSTVWHRRRRELKLLWSPVFPSCTSTAPISSSQQGHVLLVASAGPCEQALSPADCHSSSPRGTDNSGIRNKERRRRRPRKRKETAKEGARVLSEEEVSTRMVKLYQSGDPLGRKELGRLVVQWLKQGMHLMASKFASSEIQDDGAELSLDGGSSDGQMGFVIQAQPYLSAIPMPKGQEALCFKASTHYPTLFDNFQRELRDVLLQHQNEGLITDWCSSQSWMLLKELAKSAEHRAAARKSKTPVMHSTLGISLNKTRLMQTKIDDFVKKMTDLLDIERDAELEFTQEELNATPLMDGKSKQPVQYLVTHGQAQEQCDTICNLKVISSATGLTGLHLVLFRVEGSHKLPPTRLSPGDLVCVRTCNSRGEVATSCVQGFVHNLGEDGCSITVALKSRRGDPTLSKFFGKSVRIDRIQALADALTYERNCEALLLLQKRGLQKRNASIGVVATLFGDKEDVISLEQNNLINLGESEMRDDGFLGRYNYNFDTSQSKALALALNKKRPVLVIQGPPGTGKTGLLSYLIACVVHRGERVLVTAPSNAAIDNLVDKLSSTGLNIVRVGNPSRISPSVASKSLGEIVTRKLEEFTEEFERKKSDLRKDLKQCIQDDSLASGIRQLLKKLGKDYKKKEKETIREVLSNAEVVLSTNIGAADPLIRRIGCFDLVVIDEAGQAIEPACWIPILQGTRCILAGDHRQLAPVVLSREAMEGGLGMSLLERASSLHDELLTTKLTMQYRMHDSIASWASNEMYGGLVKSSPSVASRLLVHYPFIKVSWMTQCALILLDTRMPYGSLNIDCEESLDPAGTGSFYNNGEADIVAQHVLNLVQCGVSPTSIAVQSPYIAQVQLLRDRLEEHPAASGVEISTIDSFQGREADAVVISMVRSNSLGAVGFLGDSRRMNVAITRARSHCAVVCDSSTICKNAFLARLLRHIRQHGQVRHVEPGSLDGDSGLGFNPPALPSLG from the exons atgtatgggttgaag CTTGGTCTGAGCATGTCTGCTCATCTTCGGTCTTTTAGCTCCTTGTTTACTCCTTATTCCACTGTGTGGCATCGAAGGAGGAGAGAACTGAAGCTGCTTTGGTCACCGGTTTTCCCCTCCTGTACTAGTACGGCTCCTATCTCTTCTTCTCAGCAAGGTCATGTCCTATTAGTCGCATCTGCAGGCCCTTGCGAACAAGCATTATCACCAGCTGATTGCCATTCCTCTTCCCCTCGCGGCACCGATAACAGTGGTATCAGAAACAAGgaacggaggaggaggaggccgcggaAGAGGAAGGAAACAGCCAAAGAAGGAGCGCGTGTGCTATCAGAGGAGGAAGTGTCGACTAGGATGGTGAAGCTCTACCAGAGTGGTGACCCCCTTGGGCGGAAGGAGTTGGGCCGACTGGTGGTGCAATGGCTAAAGCAGGGCATGCACTTAATGGCCTCCAAATTCGCTTCCTCAGAGATACAAGATGATGGGGCAGAATTGTCATTAGATGGGGGATCGTCAGATGGCCAAATGGGGTTTGTGATCCAGGCACAGCCATACCTCTCTGCCATTCCCATGCCCAAGGGACAGGAGGCACTCTGCTTCAAGGCCTCCACACACTATCCCACCCTCTTTGACAACTTTCAGCGAGAACTCCGTGATGTTCTGTTGCAACACCAGAATGAGGGCCTTATCACTGACTGGTGCTCCTCACAATCCTGGATGCTTCTGAAAGAACTGGCTAAATCTGCTGAGCATCGGGCAGCTGCACGCAAATCTAAAACTCCTGTTATGCACAGTACCCTTGGCATAAGCCTGAACAAGACAAGGCTGATGCAGACCAAAATAGATGACTTCGTTAAAAAGATGACAGACCTTCTAGACatagagcgagatgcagaactgGAATTTACTCAGGAAGAGTTGAATGCCACTCCACTGATGGATGGTAAGTCAAAGCAGCCAGTCCAGTACTTGGTAACTCATGGTCAGGCACAAGAGCAGTGTGACACCATTTGCAATTTGAAAGTTATCAGCAGTGCAACTG GGTTAACAGGCCTACATCTGGTCTTATTTAGAGTTGAGGGAAGTCACAAACTTCCTCCCACTAGACTCTCTCCTGGAGACTTGGTTTGTGTGAGAACATGCAATAGCCGGGGTGAGGTTGCCACTTCTTGCGTGCAAGGCTTTGTCCATAATCTCGGTGAGGATGGATGCAGCATTACAGTGGCATTGAAATCCCGCCGCGGTGATCCTACATTATCCAAGTTTTTTGGGAAAAGTGTGCGGATTGATCGGATACAGGCATTGGCTGATGCACTCACTTATGAG CGCAATTGTGAAGCATTGTTGCTTCTTCAGAAGAGAggtttgcagaaaagaaatGCATCCATTGGGGTAGTAGCCACTCTGTTCGGAGACAAGGAAGATGTGATAAGTCTGGAGCAAAATAATTTGATCAACTTAGGTGAATCGGAAATGCGTGATGATGGTTTCTTGGGGAGGTACAACTACAACTTTGATACCTCTCAATCAAAGGCTCTTGCACTGGCCTTGAACAAGAAGAGGCCTGTCCTAGTCATCCAAGGGCCTCCTGGAACCGGCAAAACTGGTTTGCTTAGCTATCTTATTGCATGTGTTGTCCACCGAGGTGAACGTGTCCTAGTAACAGCTCCTAGCAATGCAGCGATTGATAACCTAGTGGACAAGTTATCAAGTACTGGACTGAACATTGTACGAGTTGGAAACCCTTCTAGGATATCTCCATCTGTTGCATCAAAGTCCTTGGGAGAGATTGTTACCAGGAAGCTTGAGGAATTCACTGAAGAGTTTGAGAGGAAAAAATCTGACTTGAGAAAGGACTTAAAGCAGTGCATACAGGATGACTCTTTAGCTTCAGGTATTCGTCAACTATTAAAAAAACTTGGAAAGGACTataagaagaaagagaaggaaacAATCAGGGAGGTTCTTTCAAATGCTGAGGTGGTCCTATCAACTAATATAGGGGCAGCTGATCCTCTTATCAGGAGAATTGGTTGCTTTGACCTGGTAGTTATAGATGAAGCTGGACAAGCAATTGAGCCCGCATGCTGGATCCCTATATTACAAGGAACGCGTTGCATTCTTGCTGGTGATCACCGTCAGCTTGCACCTGTAGTATTATCAAGAGAGGCTATGGAAGGTGGGCTAGGAATGTCTTTATTGGAAAGGGCTTCATCGTTGCATGATGAACTACTCACTACAAAGTTAACGATGCAATACAGAATGCATGATTCAATAGCTAGTTGGGCATCGAACGAGATGTATGGCGGGTTGGTCAAATCCTCCCCATCTGTCGCTTCTCGCCTTCTTGTTCATTATCCATTTATCAAG GTCAGTTGGATGACTCAGTGTGCCTTGATTTTACTTGATACTCGAATGCCATAtggaagtctaaatattgactGCGAAGAGAGTTTAGACCCAGCTGGTACAGGTTCATTTTATAACAATGGTGAAGCGGATATAGTTGCACAGCATGTTCTCAATCTTGTGCAATGCG GTGTCTCTCCAACTTCCATTGCTGTTCAGTCCCCTTACATTGCACAAGTACAATTGTTACGGGACAGGCTTGAAGAACATCCAGCGGCTTCTGGAGTTGAGATTTCAACCATAGATAGCTTCCAGGGTAGGGAAGCAGATGCAGTTGTCATATCAATG GTTCGGTCGAATTCCTTGGGAGCAGTAGGGTTCCTTGGCGACAGTAGGCGGATGAATGTGGCCATTACAAGGGCAAGGTCACACTGTGCAGTGGTGTGCGATAGTTCTACTATTTGTAAAAATGCTTTCCTGGCGAGGCTCCTTCGCCATATCCGGCAGCACGGCCAAGTCAGACATGTGGAACCGGGTTCCTTGGATGGAGATTCAGGCCTTGGATTTAATCCACCAGCCTTGCCCTCCTTAGGTTAG